From the genome of Duffyella gerundensis, one region includes:
- the waaA gene encoding lipid IV(A) 3-deoxy-D-manno-octulosonic acid transferase: MTTIYTALLYLIQPLIWLRLWLRGRKAPAYRQRWAERYGYCTGKVKPGGILLHSVSVGETLAAVPLVRALRHRYPTLPITVTTMTPTGSERAQSAFGKDVHHVYLPYDLPGAINRFLNVVDPKLVIIMETELWPNIITALHQRHIPLVIANARLSARSAKGYKKLGKFMAQLLQRITLIAAQNEEDGERFVDLGLKRTQLTITGSLKFDISVTPELAARALTLRRQWASRRPVWIATSTHEGEESLILDAHRRLLARFPDLLLILVPRHPERFDVARDMTQKRGFSYILRSSGEIPSGSTQVVIGDTMGELMLLYGIADLAFVGGSLVERGGHNPLEAAAHAIPVLMGPHTFNFKDICAKLQESDALITVTDVISLDKEIGNLLSDDDYRRYYGRHAVEVLHQNQGALQRVLQLLEPYLPPRNH, translated from the coding sequence ATGACGACAATTTATACCGCCCTGCTCTATCTCATTCAGCCCCTGATCTGGCTGCGCCTGTGGCTGCGCGGTCGCAAAGCGCCTGCCTATCGCCAGCGCTGGGCAGAACGTTACGGTTACTGTACGGGCAAGGTCAAACCCGGCGGTATTCTGCTGCACTCTGTTTCGGTAGGCGAAACGCTGGCGGCCGTTCCGCTGGTTCGCGCTTTGCGGCATCGCTATCCTACGCTGCCGATCACCGTGACAACCATGACCCCGACCGGCTCAGAACGTGCGCAGTCTGCCTTTGGCAAAGATGTTCATCATGTCTATCTGCCTTATGATTTGCCGGGCGCCATTAACCGTTTTCTGAACGTGGTCGATCCTAAGCTGGTGATCATCATGGAAACCGAGCTGTGGCCAAACATCATCACCGCGCTGCATCAGCGCCATATTCCGCTGGTGATTGCCAATGCGCGCCTCTCGGCCCGCTCTGCCAAAGGCTATAAAAAGCTGGGCAAATTTATGGCGCAGCTGCTGCAACGCATTACGCTGATTGCCGCGCAGAACGAGGAAGATGGCGAACGGTTTGTTGACCTTGGCCTGAAACGCACCCAGCTGACCATCACCGGCAGCCTGAAATTTGATATTTCGGTGACGCCGGAACTGGCAGCACGTGCGCTGACCCTGCGTCGCCAGTGGGCTTCGCGTCGGCCAGTGTGGATCGCCACCAGCACGCACGAAGGCGAAGAGAGCCTGATCCTTGATGCGCATCGCCGCCTGCTGGCGCGCTTCCCAGACCTGCTGTTGATTCTGGTGCCGCGGCATCCTGAACGTTTCGACGTGGCGCGTGACATGACGCAAAAACGCGGCTTCAGTTACATTCTGCGCAGCAGCGGTGAAATTCCTTCCGGCAGCACGCAGGTCGTAATTGGCGACACCATGGGCGAACTGATGCTGCTGTATGGCATTGCCGATCTCGCCTTTGTCGGCGGCAGCCTGGTGGAGCGCGGCGGCCATAATCCACTGGAAGCAGCGGCGCACGCCATTCCGGTGCTGATGGGCCCGCACACCTTTAACTTCAAAGATATCTGCGCCAAGCTGCAGGAATCAGATGCGCTGATCACCGTTACCGACGTTATCTCACTCGATAAAGAGATCGGTAATCTGCTCAGCGACGATGATTATCGCCGCTACTACGGCCGTCACGCCGTGGAAGTGCTGCATCAGAATCAGGGCGCGCTTCAGCGCGTATTGCAGCTGCTGGAACCTTACTTACCGCCACGGAATCACTAA
- a CDS encoding glycosyltransferase family 4 protein: MNKLRLAIVRQKYRPDGGAERFISRALEALGSEQLELNIITRSWQGTPHPDWHLHICNPSKLGRVSRERGFAVAARACWQQQKFDIVQSHERIAGCDIFRAGDGVHRVWLEQRARIVTPWQRLSAAISPYHRYVLQAEKEMFHSPELKAVICNSEMVKRDIIRCFQLDAARIHVIYNAIDSQRFQPASEESRAAVRQQLHIPGEATALIYVGSGFERKGLKAAIQAVARSDRYLIIVGQDKQLKRYQQLANRLNCLDRLRFVGMQQDVQSFYHAADGLILPTLYDPFPNVVLEAMACGLPVITSTGCGGAEFIENGKQGFVCDALDINALSEAVKAIPSKSQNSAMGDAARDRILPYTPQRLASELTSLYQKVLQTGQ, encoded by the coding sequence ATGAATAAATTACGTCTGGCGATTGTGCGGCAGAAATATCGGCCCGACGGCGGCGCTGAGCGCTTTATTTCGCGCGCGCTGGAAGCCCTTGGCAGCGAGCAGCTGGAGCTGAACATCATTACCCGCAGCTGGCAAGGCACGCCGCATCCCGACTGGCATCTGCATATCTGCAATCCGTCGAAGCTGGGCCGCGTTTCCCGCGAACGCGGCTTCGCGGTTGCGGCACGCGCCTGCTGGCAGCAGCAGAAATTTGATATTGTGCAGAGCCATGAGCGCATCGCCGGTTGCGACATCTTTCGTGCGGGCGACGGTGTACATCGCGTCTGGCTGGAACAGCGTGCCCGCATTGTGACGCCATGGCAGCGCCTGAGCGCGGCGATCAGTCCTTATCATCGTTACGTGCTGCAGGCGGAAAAAGAGATGTTTCATTCGCCCGAGCTGAAAGCGGTGATCTGCAATTCCGAGATGGTGAAACGGGATATTATTCGCTGTTTTCAGCTTGATGCCGCCAGGATCCATGTCATTTACAACGCCATCGACAGCCAGCGCTTTCAGCCTGCCAGCGAAGAAAGCCGCGCCGCGGTACGGCAGCAGCTGCATATTCCTGGCGAGGCAACCGCGCTGATTTATGTTGGTTCAGGCTTTGAGCGCAAAGGATTGAAGGCGGCCATTCAGGCGGTGGCGCGCAGCGATCGTTATCTGATTATCGTGGGCCAGGATAAACAGCTAAAACGCTATCAGCAGCTTGCCAATCGTCTGAATTGCCTTGACCGACTGCGCTTTGTTGGCATGCAACAGGATGTGCAATCCTTCTACCACGCCGCGGATGGCCTGATTTTGCCCACGCTCTACGATCCATTTCCCAACGTGGTACTGGAAGCGATGGCATGCGGGCTGCCGGTTATCACCAGCACCGGCTGCGGCGGCGCGGAGTTTATCGAAAATGGCAAGCAGGGTTTTGTCTGCGATGCATTAGATATCAACGCGTTAAGCGAAGCAGTAAAGGCAATACCCTCAAAATCGCAAAATTCTGCCATGGGTGACGCCGCACGCGACAGAATTCTGCCTTATACGCCGCAGCGTCTGGCTTCAGAGCTCACTTCTTTGTACCAAAAGGTATTGCAAACCGGCCAGTGA
- the rfaQ gene encoding putative lipopolysaccharide heptosyltransferase III yields MASSIPANFTPDNILLIKLRHHGDMLLTTPVINALRQRYPQANIDVLLYQETRPMLQANPDIRQLHVIDRKWKQEGARKKLAHEWALLKRVRASRYDVVINLADQWRSAIITLFSGAPVRIGFDYKKRDNAFWRLCHTHRVSTAEHGKLHTVEQNLSALAPLGILARDTVASMHYEADDWPQTAALLAGLDVSDSFIVIQPTSRWIFKCWDDEKVAAVIDRLARADRKIVLTAAPDKNELAMIDNILAHCKTPHVVSVAGKLSLTKLAALIDHAVLFIGVDSAPMHMAAALDTPCLALFGPTKLQHWRPWGFNNRVIWAGDYGPLPAPDSIDTKTQQRYLTTIPVEDVVVAARKLLNE; encoded by the coding sequence ATGGCAAGCTCAATTCCTGCAAACTTTACGCCTGACAATATTCTGCTGATAAAACTGCGCCATCATGGCGATATGTTGCTGACCACGCCGGTGATCAACGCGCTGCGACAACGCTATCCGCAGGCCAATATTGATGTGCTGCTTTATCAGGAAACGCGCCCCATGCTGCAGGCTAATCCCGATATTCGTCAGCTACATGTGATCGATCGCAAGTGGAAGCAGGAAGGCGCCAGAAAAAAACTGGCGCATGAATGGGCACTGCTCAAACGCGTTCGCGCCAGCCGATATGATGTGGTGATCAACCTTGCCGATCAGTGGCGCAGCGCCATTATCACACTGTTTTCAGGCGCGCCGGTGCGCATCGGTTTCGACTACAAAAAGCGCGATAACGCCTTCTGGCGCCTCTGTCATACCCATCGCGTTTCCACCGCCGAACACGGCAAGCTGCATACCGTGGAACAGAATCTGTCGGCGCTGGCACCGCTGGGTATTCTGGCCCGCGATACCGTCGCCTCAATGCATTATGAAGCGGATGACTGGCCGCAAACCGCCGCGTTGCTGGCCGGGCTGGATGTCAGTGACTCTTTTATCGTTATTCAGCCGACATCGCGCTGGATATTCAAATGTTGGGATGATGAAAAAGTCGCAGCGGTTATCGATCGCCTGGCGCGTGCCGATCGCAAAATCGTGCTCACCGCGGCGCCGGATAAAAACGAGCTGGCGATGATCGATAATATCCTCGCCCACTGTAAAACACCGCATGTGGTCTCCGTAGCCGGGAAATTATCACTGACCAAACTGGCGGCGCTGATCGACCATGCAGTGCTGTTTATCGGCGTCGATTCAGCACCAATGCACATGGCCGCCGCGCTGGATACGCCCTGCCTGGCGCTGTTTGGGCCAACAAAGCTGCAGCACTGGCGACCATGGGGATTTAATAACCGGGTCATCTGGGCCGGTGATTATGGCCCATTGCCCGCGCCCGATTCGATTGACACCAAAACGCAACAGCGCTATCTGACCACCATTCCGGTAGAGGATGTGGTGGTGGCTGCAAGGAAACTGCTCAATGAATAA
- a CDS encoding glycosyltransferase, whose amino-acid sequence MTEFSSPAAPQLSIIVPMFNAGDLFAPFMQSLLAQTLTSLEIIIVDDGSTDGSGELADEYATQHAHVSVIHQENGGVSRARNAGLAVARGKYVTFPDADDQMMPAMYQQLVTMAETDNLDVAQCNAEVCFKGSDRVKALIPTERLRSTPVLSGAEWLNTALNTRRYLHVVWLGIYRRELIETQQLWFEPGLHHQDIPWTTEFMMNASRARYTDTPLYRYYMHDQSISNRKRTGQRNVEYQRHYLKIARMLEEINQRYRHKVTIYPAFHRQITYEALSVCHAVRREPDADARRAIIADIFATQTHRRMLRNARGLKQWYQLLLWLSRIYKWRNK is encoded by the coding sequence ATGACCGAGTTCTCATCTCCTGCTGCACCCCAGCTCAGCATTATTGTGCCAATGTTCAACGCTGGCGACCTGTTCGCGCCTTTTATGCAATCGCTGCTGGCGCAAACGCTGACGTCGCTGGAAATCATCATCGTTGATGATGGCTCTACCGACGGCAGCGGCGAGTTGGCAGACGAGTACGCAACGCAGCATGCTCATGTTTCGGTTATTCATCAGGAGAATGGCGGCGTATCGCGCGCACGCAATGCGGGCCTGGCCGTCGCCCGTGGCAAATATGTCACGTTTCCTGATGCTGACGATCAGATGATGCCTGCTATGTATCAGCAACTGGTCACCATGGCGGAAACAGACAATCTTGATGTTGCTCAGTGCAACGCCGAAGTCTGTTTCAAGGGCAGCGATCGCGTGAAGGCGCTGATTCCCACCGAGCGCCTGCGCTCAACGCCGGTCCTCAGCGGCGCAGAATGGCTGAACACCGCGCTGAACACGCGGCGTTATCTGCACGTTGTCTGGCTCGGAATTTATCGTCGTGAGCTGATTGAAACGCAGCAACTGTGGTTTGAACCTGGCCTGCATCATCAGGATATTCCCTGGACCACCGAGTTCATGATGAACGCATCACGTGCGCGCTACACCGACACGCCGCTCTATCGTTACTACATGCACGACCAGTCGATCAGCAATCGCAAGCGTACCGGGCAGCGCAACGTGGAATATCAGCGCCACTACCTCAAAATTGCGCGCATGCTTGAAGAGATTAACCAGCGCTATCGGCACAAGGTCACCATTTATCCCGCCTTCCATCGGCAGATCACCTACGAAGCGCTGAGCGTATGTCACGCCGTGCGTCGTGAGCCGGATGCAGATGCGCGCCGGGCAATCATTGCCGATATTTTTGCTACACAGACGCATCGCCGGATGTTACGCAACGCACGCGGCCTCAAACAGTGGTATCAATTGCTGCTCTGGCTCAGTCGTATTTATAAATGGCGTAACAAATGA
- a CDS encoding glycosyltransferase family 9 protein has translation MNYIFFFLLLLPVKWVMKLLHKSSGKTLVIQTAKIGDFVNITPLLTHLQKCDALLSRSVAPLAENDDHIEHIWYIENYKTTLIEKFRLALQLMNRYDTVYLLHPNNANLFYAACCNASNKQFIANYRRKAYQSLFYATANGIVEHTTTQLTVESYLKLADRSFTKASYPKHATHPLWQQQPLPADLLREDGMKIGISISAGNQAKTIPPAVWKALFERLSDLPCLFYIFGAPNEQSRLDELLKLTGKRSNIINMIGQLPLQAVPQAIGAMDVYIASDSGNVYIADAMQVPVVLIYGPCCVEEQRPLGDVLLIGPDHIAPSSFVFDTPPAYRYSAEQLFGLDQRKLDDIYHFISARLPARLRHDD, from the coding sequence GTGAATTATATTTTTTTCTTTCTGCTGCTCTTGCCCGTTAAGTGGGTCATGAAGCTGCTGCATAAAAGCAGCGGCAAAACATTGGTGATTCAAACCGCGAAAATCGGCGACTTTGTGAATATCACGCCGCTGTTAACGCATCTGCAAAAATGCGATGCGCTGCTCAGCCGCTCGGTGGCTCCGCTGGCGGAAAACGACGATCACATTGAACATATCTGGTACATCGAAAACTATAAAACCACGCTGATTGAAAAATTTCGCCTGGCGCTACAACTGATGAATCGTTATGACACGGTTTACCTGCTGCACCCCAACAACGCCAATCTGTTTTACGCCGCTTGCTGCAACGCCAGCAACAAGCAGTTTATCGCCAACTATCGGCGCAAAGCCTATCAGTCGCTGTTTTATGCCACCGCAAACGGCATTGTAGAGCACACCACCACACAGTTAACGGTGGAAAGCTATCTCAAGCTGGCGGATCGCAGCTTCACTAAAGCGAGCTATCCCAAGCATGCTACGCATCCTCTGTGGCAACAGCAGCCGCTACCAGCGGATTTGTTGCGCGAAGACGGCATGAAAATCGGTATCAGCATCTCTGCGGGCAACCAGGCAAAAACCATTCCGCCTGCGGTGTGGAAAGCGCTGTTTGAGCGGCTGAGCGATTTACCCTGCCTGTTTTATATTTTTGGTGCACCGAATGAGCAATCACGGCTGGATGAACTGCTAAAGCTCACCGGCAAGCGCAGCAATATCATTAATATGATCGGCCAGCTTCCACTGCAGGCGGTGCCGCAGGCGATTGGCGCGATGGATGTGTATATCGCTTCAGATTCCGGCAATGTCTATATCGCCGATGCCATGCAGGTGCCGGTGGTGTTGATTTATGGCCCGTGCTGTGTTGAAGAACAGCGTCCGCTTGGCGACGTGTTGTTGATTGGCCCGGACCACATTGCGCCGTCATCCTTTGTCTTCGACACGCCGCCTGCCTACCGTTATTCAGCGGAGCAGCTGTTTGGCCTTGACCAGCGCAAGCTGGATGACATTTACCACTTTATTTCGGCACGCCTTCCTGCGCGCCTGCGCCACGATGATTAA
- a CDS encoding glycosyltransferase yields MIIDGLPGGGAEKVVLTLAEGFLARGHRVSLFSLRSVCDYAIPVGLDYQIVKDHCDKPWRKLTELQRRANQLDDAIAAAEQADGAFDLVLSHLHKTDRIVRRCPQLDAHKVWFCLHGVFSVSYLSRRKGLSRWLKRLKTWQVYHQRNLIAVSDYVLKDMERHYGVRPAQARVIANPFDIEAIRQRADEPCPMAGTDYLLHVGRIHETKRQDRLIHAYALSKIEAPLVIIGQGDKLRTERLKQLAEKLNVSERIIFQGFTQNPYAWIKHARMLVASSDSEGFGNVLVEALICHTPVVSTRSPGGTVSIMEGDLARGLAELNAESLAEKMIEIYRNPPDLRSIDLSRYSLDTICQHYLSLATSGKNGS; encoded by the coding sequence ATGATCATTGACGGTTTACCGGGCGGTGGCGCGGAAAAGGTCGTGTTGACGCTGGCGGAAGGTTTTTTGGCGAGAGGGCATCGCGTCTCGCTGTTTTCGCTGCGCAGTGTCTGCGATTACGCCATTCCTGTCGGGCTCGACTACCAGATAGTCAAAGATCACTGCGATAAACCCTGGCGCAAACTCACCGAACTACAGCGTCGAGCCAACCAGCTGGACGACGCCATTGCGGCGGCTGAGCAGGCGGATGGCGCTTTCGATCTGGTACTTTCTCACCTGCATAAAACCGACCGCATTGTCAGACGCTGCCCTCAGTTGGATGCGCACAAGGTCTGGTTTTGCCTGCACGGAGTCTTTTCCGTTTCCTATCTGTCGCGGCGTAAAGGCCTGTCACGCTGGCTGAAACGGCTGAAAACCTGGCAGGTTTACCACCAGCGTAATCTGATTGCGGTGTCAGACTACGTGCTGAAAGATATGGAACGCCATTATGGCGTACGACCTGCGCAAGCGCGTGTCATCGCGAATCCCTTCGACATTGAGGCTATTCGTCAGCGTGCCGACGAACCCTGTCCGATGGCAGGAACCGATTATCTGCTGCACGTTGGCCGTATTCATGAAACCAAACGCCAGGATCGACTGATACACGCCTATGCGCTGAGCAAAATTGAGGCGCCGCTGGTGATCATTGGCCAGGGCGATAAATTGCGCACCGAACGCCTTAAGCAGCTGGCGGAGAAACTCAACGTCAGTGAGCGCATCATTTTCCAGGGATTCACACAAAATCCTTACGCGTGGATTAAGCATGCTCGTATGCTGGTCGCCAGTTCAGATAGCGAAGGCTTCGGTAACGTGCTGGTCGAGGCCCTGATTTGTCATACGCCGGTGGTGAGCACGCGCTCGCCTGGCGGCACGGTATCAATTATGGAAGGGGATTTAGCGCGCGGACTGGCAGAGCTGAATGCGGAGTCGCTGGCTGAAAAAATGATTGAGATCTATCGCAATCCACCCGATTTGCGCAGCATCGATCTCTCTCGTTACAGTCTCGACACCATCTGCCAGCACTATCTGTCGCTCGCTACATCCGGAAAAAATGGATCTTAA
- a CDS encoding deacetylase, translating into MTKPAFLITIDTEGDNLWRNHRHITTENARFLPRFQQLCEKYAFKPTWLTNYEMATDPVYIAFARDVLARQQGEIGMHLHAWHSPPTLPLTDDDWRYQPYLIEFPEPVLRDKVTYMTRLLEETFQTKMVSHRAGRWAFDARYARILTELGYRVDCSVTPGVDWRTAPGAPQGTGGTDYRHFPREAYFLDEKDISRPGNSGLLEVPMTIHPKHPPLLNALKQGYDRLRGKRRNPSMNWLRPGRNNLALMKRAVEQSLQQGADYVEFMLHSSEFMPDGSPTFKNEADIEQLYQHLDALFAWLQPQTQGMTLAEYYDRRMG; encoded by the coding sequence ATGACAAAGCCCGCTTTTTTAATCACCATCGACACTGAAGGCGACAATCTCTGGCGCAATCACCGGCACATCACCACGGAAAATGCGCGCTTTCTGCCGCGTTTCCAGCAGCTGTGCGAAAAATATGCGTTTAAGCCAACCTGGCTGACCAACTATGAGATGGCAACCGATCCGGTTTATATCGCCTTTGCCCGCGATGTACTGGCGCGGCAACAGGGGGAAATCGGCATGCACCTGCACGCCTGGCACAGCCCACCCACGCTGCCGCTTACCGACGATGACTGGCGCTATCAGCCCTACCTGATTGAGTTCCCTGAACCGGTATTGCGCGATAAGGTGACGTACATGACCCGTTTGCTGGAAGAGACCTTCCAGACCAAAATGGTCAGTCACCGCGCCGGTCGCTGGGCTTTTGATGCCCGCTATGCACGTATCCTGACCGAACTGGGCTACCGCGTTGACTGTTCGGTGACGCCGGGCGTCGACTGGCGTACCGCACCGGGTGCACCGCAAGGCACTGGCGGCACCGACTATCGTCATTTTCCTCGGGAAGCCTATTTCCTCGATGAGAAAGACATTTCGCGGCCCGGTAACAGCGGGCTGCTGGAAGTGCCGATGACGATTCATCCCAAGCATCCGCCGCTGCTGAATGCACTGAAGCAGGGGTACGATCGGCTGCGCGGCAAACGGCGCAACCCGTCCATGAACTGGTTGCGGCCTGGCCGCAATAATCTGGCGTTGATGAAGCGCGCGGTCGAGCAAAGCCTGCAGCAGGGCGCCGACTACGTCGAGTTCATGCTGCATTCGTCAGAATTTATGCCCGATGGCAGTCCGACATTTAAAAACGAAGCGGATATTGAGCAGCTGTATCAACATCTCGATGCGCTGTTTGCCTGGCTACAGCCACAAACTCAGGGCATGACGCTCGCTGAATATTACGATCGGCGAATGGGATAA
- a CDS encoding O-antigen ligase family protein, whose amino-acid sequence MSKAKQWRSAIYYLALCAVVLSVMFTFIDEKTAKVTFYWAFYFSLAGVLGSVRTFNRQLLWLPGMLLLLGLSKVIWFYLAYTGSADYSPYNDYLNAGKRMLIGGVIGYYLLAHFQTYAQQSLRLIRYGLIAAFVGASLFGFWQYAGAMGRVEFALDRATISAYGYAMLSAALLFMLASESHRVSRLLICLAIFAVSFFIIVQTGTRNMIAAYPLIIMLVGLFHFRHLGAKAMLWVLGAVVLLGALSYKPVIEPRLDATIAEYQLYNNANGNQLGSLTSRLAMWRVGVACLAENPMGMRTEQRTAWFQHYVDTTHKDTTAMVYAPVHLHNELLDSATLQGIPGALVVVLFYIVLLGWALRNKNAPLFGIMLCIIVSGLTDVVFISREMTICIVLIIIMSVMWQRLEAGKKRV is encoded by the coding sequence ATGTCTAAGGCAAAGCAGTGGCGCAGTGCGATTTACTATTTGGCGTTATGCGCCGTTGTGCTCTCGGTAATGTTCACCTTTATCGACGAGAAAACGGCTAAGGTGACTTTTTACTGGGCGTTCTATTTTTCACTGGCTGGCGTTTTGGGTTCTGTCCGGACGTTCAATCGCCAGTTGCTGTGGCTGCCGGGAATGCTGCTGCTGCTGGGGTTAAGCAAAGTGATCTGGTTTTATCTGGCTTACACTGGCAGCGCCGATTATTCGCCTTATAACGATTATCTTAACGCGGGCAAGCGCATGCTGATTGGCGGCGTCATTGGCTATTACCTGCTGGCCCATTTCCAGACTTACGCACAACAAAGCCTGCGGCTGATCCGTTATGGCCTTATTGCCGCTTTTGTCGGTGCCAGCCTGTTTGGCTTCTGGCAGTACGCGGGGGCCATGGGCCGCGTGGAGTTTGCGCTCGATCGCGCGACTATCTCCGCGTACGGCTATGCCATGCTCTCTGCGGCACTGTTGTTTATGTTGGCCAGCGAAAGCCACCGTGTGTCCCGGCTGCTGATCTGCCTGGCTATTTTTGCCGTCTCGTTTTTCATTATTGTGCAGACCGGCACGCGCAATATGATTGCCGCCTATCCGCTGATCATTATGCTGGTGGGTTTGTTTCATTTTCGCCATCTCGGGGCGAAAGCGATGCTTTGGGTGCTGGGTGCGGTAGTGTTATTGGGTGCGCTGAGTTACAAGCCGGTGATTGAGCCAAGGCTGGATGCCACCATCGCCGAATATCAACTGTACAACAATGCCAACGGCAATCAGCTTGGCTCGCTCACCAGCCGCCTGGCAATGTGGCGCGTCGGTGTAGCCTGTCTGGCTGAAAATCCGATGGGCATGCGCACTGAGCAGCGTACGGCATGGTTTCAACATTACGTAGACACCACGCATAAGGACACTACCGCAATGGTGTATGCGCCGGTGCACCTGCATAATGAGTTGCTGGATAGCGCGACGCTGCAGGGCATTCCCGGCGCGCTGGTGGTGGTGCTATTTTATATTGTTCTGCTCGGCTGGGCCCTGCGTAATAAAAATGCGCCACTGTTTGGCATTATGCTTTGCATCATTGTGAGTGGTTTGACGGATGTGGTGTTTATCAGTCGTGAAATGACCATCTGCATTGTGCTGATTATTATCATGAGTGTGATGTGGCAGCGGCTTGAGGCGGGGAAAAAGCGAGTCTGA
- a CDS encoding glycosyltransferase family 2 protein — MRDSAVLSVLITAHNCATWLDATLESVIAAIAGADDQCEVIIINDASEDETQQIIDAFTVRYPRLISDNTALRNIGKVRNHAINLAQGDYVLMVDGDDRLLPGAIADHLKVLTQQQPALYLSKIIECRTETPAANWQFSSPNQLTTHSAIQKFLIHREFQAHVIGQYFRRTLLLANPFPPFVCYEDTWLFPLLLTQAEKILYTDAGFYLYRKHSNSLSTVMNDEKVDCMVAATRHLDEVLPVEFQPLIVCHWLDVAHRHRDVLQRTGHWQEVVERILTTRLMRFMLNGAVRTSYKRKMLAFRKGIR, encoded by the coding sequence ATGCGCGATTCTGCCGTTCTGAGCGTTCTGATCACTGCCCACAATTGTGCTACCTGGCTGGACGCCACGCTGGAAAGCGTGATCGCCGCTATTGCAGGCGCAGACGATCAGTGCGAAGTCATCATCATTAACGATGCCTCTGAGGATGAAACTCAGCAGATTATCGATGCGTTCACTGTCCGCTATCCGCGGCTGATCAGCGACAATACGGCGCTGCGCAATATTGGCAAGGTGCGGAATCATGCCATTAACCTGGCGCAAGGTGACTATGTGCTGATGGTGGATGGTGACGATCGTTTATTGCCTGGTGCTATTGCGGACCACCTGAAGGTGCTTACACAGCAGCAGCCTGCTCTCTATCTGAGCAAAATCATTGAATGCCGCACGGAAACGCCAGCGGCAAACTGGCAGTTTTCATCGCCGAACCAACTGACAACCCACAGCGCTATCCAAAAATTTCTCATTCATCGTGAATTTCAGGCACACGTTATCGGGCAGTATTTCCGCCGCACGCTGTTGCTGGCAAATCCTTTTCCACCTTTTGTTTGCTATGAAGATACCTGGCTTTTTCCGTTGCTGTTAACTCAGGCAGAGAAGATTCTTTATACCGATGCCGGATTTTATCTTTATCGTAAACACAGCAACAGCCTGTCGACGGTCATGAACGACGAGAAGGTGGATTGTATGGTGGCGGCGACGCGCCATCTGGATGAGGTGTTGCCTGTGGAATTTCAGCCATTAATCGTGTGCCACTGGCTGGACGTGGCGCACCGCCATCGGGACGTGTTGCAACGTACCGGACACTGGCAAGAAGTTGTGGAGCGGATTCTGACCACCAGGCTGATGCGTTTCATGTTAAACGGCGCGGTTCGCACCAGCTACAAACGCAAAATGCTGGCCTTTCGGAAAGGGATCCGCTGA